Proteins co-encoded in one Synergistes jonesii genomic window:
- a CDS encoding tyrosine-type recombinase/integrase produces the protein MITEKELRKEVARILGSGKRGEVPIENGLVLDVMTSGKTAWRFRFRENGKSRRKSLGDYPLVSLKDARTKRDEMRLAVLRGESIVRPARKAATLREVFEEWMANQIEPQFTEKYASILRIRMKPLLRDCGSMLAGEIKSSDILSVIRKVEAKEHYETAHRLKQLAGQVFRYAIATDNALMDPTYALRGALHAKNAKHYPRITDPARVGQLMRAIRDMGQSPVMRVLLALHAYTFVRPKELREAEWAEFDFDNALWRIPPEKMKMRRPHIVPLAKQVIDLLRGLYKLTGHGAYLFPAQTSMDGSRHISENAENKALRDRGYMRTEMVGHGFRGMASTLLHNAGWNSQVIEIQLSHIDSNSVRESYNDADYMDKRVEMMQWYADYLDALRDGAK, from the coding sequence GTGATAACCGAAAAGGAGTTGAGGAAGGAAGTCGCGCGGATTTTGGGTTCTGGGAAGCGCGGGGAGGTGCCTATCGAGAACGGGCTTGTGCTTGACGTTATGACTTCTGGGAAGACTGCTTGGCGTTTTCGTTTCCGCGAAAATGGGAAGAGCCGCAGGAAGTCGCTGGGAGATTACCCGCTTGTTTCTCTTAAGGACGCACGCACGAAACGCGACGAGATGCGCCTTGCTGTATTGAGAGGAGAAAGTATCGTCAGGCCGGCAAGAAAAGCAGCTACTCTTCGGGAGGTTTTCGAAGAGTGGATGGCCAATCAGATTGAGCCGCAATTTACAGAGAAGTATGCCTCTATCTTGAGGATCCGCATGAAGCCGCTTTTAAGGGATTGCGGCTCGATGTTGGCTGGAGAGATCAAATCATCGGATATTCTGAGCGTGATCCGGAAGGTCGAGGCTAAGGAGCACTACGAAACGGCACACCGGCTGAAACAGCTTGCGGGACAGGTGTTCCGGTATGCTATCGCTACAGATAATGCTTTGATGGACCCCACTTATGCGTTACGCGGGGCCCTGCACGCAAAAAATGCAAAACATTATCCGCGCATTACCGACCCTGCCCGTGTCGGGCAACTGATGCGGGCCATCAGGGACATGGGACAGTCTCCCGTGATGAGAGTTTTGCTTGCTCTACATGCCTATACATTTGTCAGGCCTAAGGAGCTGAGGGAGGCCGAGTGGGCCGAGTTCGATTTTGATAATGCCCTGTGGAGGATACCACCGGAGAAGATGAAGATGCGCCGCCCACATATCGTGCCGCTGGCAAAGCAGGTTATTGATCTCCTGAGGGGGCTTTATAAATTGACCGGGCACGGGGCTTATTTGTTTCCCGCACAAACGTCAATGGACGGCTCGCGGCATATATCCGAGAACGCCGAGAATAAGGCGCTGCGGGATAGAGGCTATATGCGAACGGAGATGGTAGGACATGGCTTTCGCGGTATGGCCTCTACACTCCTGCATAATGCCGGTTGGAATTCACAGGTAATAGAAATCCAGCTTTCGCATATAGACAGCAACAGCGTGCGCGAGAGTTATAACGACGCCGATTATATGGATAAGCGCGTCGAGATGATGCAGTGGTATGCTGATTATCTCGACGCGCTGAGAGACGGGGCGAAGTAA